The genomic window caaaatacttttaagccAACATTGACCATTtaccatatacatgccattataaccaaaaagtaaaatttccatttataccgaaatgagccgaaggatagtgtgatgttgctccGACCAGCTTTCAACCAAATCGAGCTTCCAAATTACTATAAAAAAGAGGAAATGAAacatagtaagcatttaatgcttactaaattcgtataacggaaattaacttaccatttatttacatttaagttaagcatacaaaatacatccaaagaaatttggctaatagcctaaacacataacctcatcaaacatgttagtcatgtacttCACATGAATACCAAGAAACATGTATGAAcccatcaaatatcaaatttccatGTGTTTCATGTATATACAGGTAATGATTCATTTCGAACTCATATTTTTTCATGTCAGGATTTTGCTCGTTGAATCAtgtaaaatatcgatggatacacgggtagtacacacaaagtgtacaaaattgtaattcatcatttcatattcaggaatgctcatacgagcacataaacgggaagctctctcttgagccatataacgggaagctcattcGAGCTGTATAACAGAAAGCTCATTAAAGCCATAATTGGGAAGCTCAAgcgagccaatatcgggaagctccaGATAGCCAATTAATCGAGAAGCTCATGAAAAAACTTTAATAGGGAAACTTCaaatagccatatatcgggacgctcataagagctgcggtgtgtccacaacacatgcaggatcacaaccaattaGGATGCTCTGAAGAACTATTAacaggaagctcgcaagaaccatataacaggaagcccatgagagctaataacggaCGCTTTtttgagctgtggtgtgtctgcaacacatgtaggaccacaaccaattcgggaaccctgtatccatcaaatttcatttatttaaacaaGACTTAATACTTGTCAGTCATCGTCGgatatgtgattaatttcatatacatagcaataatacaatcacatacatacaattcaattcaaaagtataaatatacaatttagttacacaaccttacctcgacaatgttcatGTACACAAAAGCTACTAATCCGTCACTTTCTCTTTCCTCGATCTACCTCCATATTTGATCTATCCGGATCCAATTGAGCCAAGTAAGCTTGCTAACTTCAAGCTATTCAAACTACGGTTTCCATgtcttttatttgggaaagatgatataaaatgatgatatttttcctttattttattatttatcatctttttatcttttactttgcaatttagtcattttctttatttaattttccaatgATGACTAATCATACTTATTTACTAACTCCTctcaatggtctatttgccatataaggacctcaaattttgaattccatagctatttgatacctatagctactagaattcaactttttcatgtTATGCAATTTCGTCATTCTATCAATTAAACAcgcaattggtaaaattttcttaacaaaatttttatacgatattcctatcatacggtagaccgtaaaataatattaaataaacttTCTTCCgaacttagatttgtggtcccgaaaccactgttccaaattcactaaaaacgggttgttatagaAACTCTCTAGTCAAATCTAACAGAACTAAGGTTGAATTCCAACCTTTCCACAACCAGTCTACCATTTTTACTTATTTCCACTAGAACCTGCTCAATttgtaagtttttttaatttagcaCCTACAATCACCATTCCAACTTAATTTTGGCATTTTAGGGTGTGATAGTATCTGCATGATTAGATAACTAGCATTATCTAGGCAAAGTGGATTACTGTTAGAGGCTGAACGTTTGAACGACTATTGATTTTTGACAACCAAGCTTGGTGTTCGTGCAAAAAcgaagaaataattaaataatgatagCGACCATCCTTGTTCGAGGTATTAGTTCTTCTATTATATTTTGTGTGTGATGACGTGATAAAATTGTTTAAACTAATCCTTGGTGGAATCTTATGCATTGTATGTTTTTGTTTTCCTTTGCATTTACTATTAtacttattttgatttattttttaggctatAATCAGATTCCAACACTTATAAGCTTAGTCACTCTTCTTACGCTTATATATTTAGCTTTCTTAATGGAAACAAACTTTATTCCAAACTTTCATGGTAGTGATCTTAGCATTTTTTGAACATGTTTTTTCTTCAGAATACATCTCACCCAAAGCTAACATAGTTTAGAATGTAAATCAAAGATAGATTCATATTTAGATTCAAATATGTGTGAAGTTTCAAATCCAGTGATGAACATCTACAGCTTTCACGTATTCACCTTTGAAGTTCCTTTATATGCAATCTCTAAGATATTCTTAGCTTCTCTTAATGATGTGCATAATTAAATCCTTCATAATTTTTAAGGATACGCTTCATTGAATTGTAATTTGTTGCCTTGCCTTCTTTAATGGTCCAAGTAACTTTGGGCTTAGGAGTCTTCTTAGTTGTTTGGGATGGTTCTCAtcctattagaacaacttttcatGCCTTTTCATCAATAGATTTAATAAAGGCCCTCATTCTAGCTTTCAACAGAAGTAGTTTATCTAGCAACATATAGTGAACGAGTGTTTTATCCTCCTTTCATATCTTTCATGTGAACTTGCCAAACACAAGATCTCCATCAAATATGTTAAGTGTCCGCTCTAATACCATTTGAGTGTATGGCAGAAtcggaaaaaattaaaaaaacacattAATTATTTACACAATTCAGAATTAACCTATATCTATAGAGCCTTGCTTAGGAATCAATCCACTAAAATTTCATACAATAAAATGCAGTTAATAATTTAAGCCTAAAACTTTTCACTCAAGTTGCAATCTCATATTTGTACATCTTAACTTGATTCTCACACTTTACTATTACCTAGTAAGTGTTTttctaataaataatataaataaataaactcttCACAAGTAAATTTCTCAATAAACAGATATTTCACTCTAAACTTACTCTATTCAAATTTTCACATTTGTCAAGCCATTCTATGTTTAAGATCGACATGTCTGGGTAAACTTTATCCTTATCTTTAATTTCAAAAGTGCAGCTCACTCCCCACTCAGAAGGCTATTCTATTCTCCATATCTTGATTTCTCAAGAATGCCCAAGGTTTTAAATATCAAGGACTCTTCTTTAACCTTTGGTCTTTGAGTAAAACACACCTCTTATGTCAATCTTTGAAAGGTCTTCACACATTTCTGTACCTAAATCTATTTTACAAGATAGAATAATGTTAAATACAAGCATAAAAAACTGCCAATTAAAACTTCATGTTGTACTAGACAGATGTGGTTGTTTATGTTAGTACAAGTTTAGCCACACCTTTAGAACATGTTTCCTAACACTTTAATAATGTATCGTTGGTTTTATATTCTAAAATTTGCAGagcattttaaaaattacatgCAAAATTGCATATGAGCTTAAAATATTACTATATAATGGTGTATATttcttttaaacaaaaaaaattatacataaaatttatcaattatatatatccGTCCATTGCACATAATTTTGTTTATGTAAATTGTGAGGGAAGCAAATACTTTGATCATGGCCAAACACTAGCCTACATTAATTTTACACTACTCCTATAGTGATACCTTCGAGCGcagaagagaaagaagaggaaattCAGAGAAGATATCCCTGCTATTAGGAAGTAGAAATAGTCCAATTTGCTAGTGTTGATGTCGTCAGACAACCAATTGGAGCCATGCCTTGCACTCACATCATGCACAACACTGATAACAATGCTGCTCGCATAGCTTGCGAAAGAAAAGGTGAGATAGATTAGAGAATTTCCGATGCTTCTCATATGCTCCGGGAACTGCTTGTTGTAAAATTCGATAAGTCCAACGATACTGAAGATCTCGGAGAATCCAATCAGGATTAGCTGAGGCGTTAACCACATGACTGTCATTGGAGCAATTCCATCAGTGCCGCCATGCGAAAGGGCTGACAGTCTTCTTTCTGTTTCAAGGAACCCTGAAACTAACATTGTTAGGATTGAGAAAAGGTTCCCAATTCCTATTCTTTGGAGAAGTGTGATTCCACCTTCTTGCTTTGTGACTTTCTCGAGCGCTGCTACTACGACTCTATCGTAAAATGGTAGCCATATTGCGATTGCAATCAGCGTAATGACGCCAACTGAACCGGCAGGGATCTTTATGCTGGGACCAAACTGCAAGTCCATCTTAAGGGCTTGTGCTACCGTGAAAGTTCCTTGTTGATTCATGGCTAGGAAACCAAGGACGCTGGTAAGCCAAATGGGGATAATGTTTATTAGGCATTTAACATCTTCAACTTGTTGAACACTACAAAGCCTCCATGGATTCTCACATAAACCATCTTGCTTCACTTCATCACCCACGATTAAAGCCGCTTTATTTAAGCAACTGATGAGGAAACACAGAAAAATAGCAAATTATTGCTCGcaaaagaatttatatttgaattcATGCAGCCAAAGTATTTGGTTAAGAAGAAACAAATACATCACCTGTACTGTCTGGTGAGATGGAGTTCTGGAAGCAAGCTTCTGCTGAATGGAGGAATATAGAATTGCCCATCATCAGATGGAAGATTAAGCTGTCGTTTTTTGTAAGCGGCAACAAACACTTGTGCTACAGCAGCAAAGACGCTTCCTTCCGGCTTTATGTATATGTAAACTTTTGTTCCAACAAAGAACAAAACAATAGCGAAGAGCATGCAGAGGGCTGGAATCCCAAAGCCTATAGCCCAGCTAATATCATTTTGGATATAAACCACAACAGTCTGAGTAATCAACAGAACAATTGTTTGAGTAGTGTAGTACAAATTGTAGAAACTGTTGTTTCCTTTTCTGCCTTCTTCGGTTGTTAAATCAAATTGATCAACACTGAAGGGAATGCTACAGGGCTTGATTCCACCAGTGCCAATGGACAACCAACACAAGCTAGCAATCAAAATGCCAAGTTGAGCTTTATTGTGGCCTACGCATTGCCCATGTAGTTGTCCTTCATGGGTGCATGGCGGAGGACGCAGCTGTGGTAACAAAGCTGTTAAAGTCATGATTATCATTCCCTGCCAGTTATTGGTTGATATGACGTGTTAATTAATCAGGCATATCTAAGGACCCTTGCAAGGCCACGAATTACTATAATGACACCAATAATATATGGTTAGCTTCTTTAactttatatatatcataaaaaagataaacttgaattttattaaatgtgCAATAAGTTAAAAATGACatgtaatttcaatatatttcaattatacataaaaaaattatattttgatttaattatttacatttaaaatatacataaatttaattattttcatgttagtaaatataaaatgatgcaAGGGTAGTACCATTAAATCAATATTTACTTATCAAAGTACATTctatatcaaattttatatataattttaagatttattcctgtaacataattaaatatagcATGAATCAAGCCCTTTCTCCAACTCCATCGGCGGAAGTGgtaaattatattgtttttctTCATGTTTTTCATATAAAATTCGTATTTTTCATGCCTCTGAGGACTCTGCGTATGCAAGCAAGATTGCAGTTCATAGACTTGTAATtcttaaataaacaaaaattactGGGGTACCAGGAGAGATGAAAATGAACCGAAAGCAATGGTCCAGAATTTGCCGATGAATGCATCCGAGACATAGGCACCAATAACCGGAGCAAAATTGGAAGCAGCAGACCAGGTGTTAAGGAGTGTTGCAGCCTTAACCTGGTTCATGTGATACTCACTCTGCAAATACACCATAAAGTTTGCCATCAACCCGAATGATGCCAATCTCTCAAACGTTTCATTTCCTGCACTCAGGAAAAGCCACACCCTTTTCACGACATAAACTAATCAGAAATACGTTACACAACCACCGGCAGAAATGCCACTATACTTTTACATAGAGGAGGGAGAGAGGGGTGCACCTAAGACGAAAGGCATTGCTTTCCATCCTGCAGGCTTCCTTTGATTTGTATTTGTATCTTGTAAATCTGCAGCACCTATTTCTTCTTCTGATGGAGAGAAAGAACTGCAAATCCCTGACATATTTGTGCAAGAAAATGAGACTAGTCATCACATAGACCCACGTCTGGTTGGTTTCTATATGTAGTGTATGAAATAAGAGCTGAAAACGCAAGGCACGTGATGAGGTTTTTAATAATATAGTGTTTCAAGGACAAAGCAGATGTGATTTGTGTTGGTAATGCACCAAgactctcttttttctttttaagatgATTGCGTGAggtaattaacttgttttattaaTAGTAACTTGTGATTTAAATAATGGACCCGGATTCCGTCCGTTCAAAGAAATACTCACTTCTGATTTATGTGTAATTGGCTCAATGACCTTGATGGGGGAGGGTTATGATGAGGTAGTATCTACTGTCTAAGCCACCTATCCTCCACTATAGCCAACCAGAAGAGGGAGACATCCCACAAGAAGATAAAACCTTCTATCTTGAAACGCATAAGACCACCGCTCCATGTGGTCTCACTCAGTGCCATTCTAAGGTTAAAGGACCTGCCAGTCCCTCTTTTGTAGAGTGAATGATGgacaaattcaattttaatttttactaataattgcaaataaaatttaaactttaaccactacacaccaaaatattaaattataaatccCAAATATAAAACCCTACTTCAACACTAAatcttaaaatcataaatattaaatactaaaaatttatatcttaaatgtaaaattcttttaaattttaaatgtcaaACCTTTAATACAAAAAGCaaaaacatattttattctaaaagaaaaaggagtggattaatttaaattatatacggtaaaagtatcatagaaatGTATGTATTAAGAGTCAAGTTATATTTTGCCTTCTTTATTAAAAAAcggataaattaatatatgtacattaaatcaaagagcaaaccgGTCGTTCTATTAAAACTTTcttccatttttactgttaaaaattgatgtctataTATCAACATAAGATACATGTGGCACAGCACGTGTCACTGTTTAGTTATTCCGTTAGCCacgctagtttttaacagtacaaattgataaaatttttaataaaaatgatcaatttgccctttgatttaatgtacaggaagtaatttatcaattttttgaataaaaaaattaatataatttgactCATAATACAAAAGCCTTTATAatactttaattatatatatatatatatatcataagaGGGCGCAGAACCAACTTAATTAACTGATTTTAAACCTACCGTTgtttttatgaaagaaataattttgaaaagatataaataaaaattatagttgAGGAATTGAAGGCGAGAGCATATCTGTGAAGCAAAATTGGTTGTATATTTTGGAGTTACCCAAAGACCATGACCACTAACATATATCTACAAATGGATATCACAATTTGCCAGAATGGTTTTATGTAAATAAATACGGTCTataacctatattattattttaatagagaatgaaagaaaaataaaaagaaattattgaagttAAGCTTTCTTATCTTAACTAGTGATTGGGGATTCAATCCTCGTCCTAGGTatgaaatagttttaaaatttgtGGCCAACTTTTATCCCTTAATAAGCctattaaatatgataaatttattaCTAGATTCATTTCAATAgatattttggaaaataaaaaaaatataatatttatgtatgttttgagttttaataaaattttatggaaattttaaaacaaaatacctttacaaaataaattgttttatgaaaattttgataattaaatgtAAACAAATTCAAAGTCGGAGGCTCGCACATAAATAAGTGCACCTCCTAAAACATATACCAATTAATTATTTCCTACTCAACCTGTACAAATAACCGGTTCTTTCAACTAGAGGATttggatattttaaaataaatttatcacacCACACCAAAAGTTTCTCTattttcctactattttttagtatTCAAATATTGTTCTATGAAGAATTACtacataaattttttaatggGATTTATATTCTTGCTATGCTCCTCTTAATGCTCAATGAATTATTTTCGTTAGACCAAAACGCAAAcaattattgatttttattgtATCGTCGATGTTTATTTGCATGTAAGTCTTATACACACCAAAATATAAGTGAGTaaatagaaccttaaagaaagTGGAATAGTTACACATCTTGAAGCTTTCGGTTAATTTCTCATAAGTTTATTTTATCCCCAAGCACCAACAATTTTTGAGGTTCTACTTTCACAAATTTATGAGAAGTTAAAGAAGGTATGTTGATTTACCACACGGTTGCATGTCATTGCAAGCATAGTACTTTGAGAATGACTATCAACATGGGGCAACATTGAGGTCAATGATTTTGTCAATATTTGATTTAAAAGAAATCTTTATCACGAAGAAATGTATGTCAAATTTATCGTTTTACTTGTATTGCATGAATTAAATTTCAatggttaatttatatttatattgattCTATTATGCAAAAGTATGATTTCTCATGGATTACttatttgatataaattaaacGGTACTTTTTTTTGTATGCATGATATTTTAACATTCATAGTTGTGATTGGCAtagaaatatattataaattatatacatttatgtatataacaaTCATGAAAGCAAAAATGGAGTTAATGAAGCTTATAAGCAATGGAAGGAAATGATGTCCTAATTAGTGCCTTAACCCGTAATGTAATGACCCGGTTTCTAGTGGTATAAGAAATTGCGGGTTCAGGACCCCGCTTCCGTAAattaagttcgtaaatattaaataaagatatttatggagttattgtataggtgaattgaaattttgatagttaatttagctgaaattgtgattaattaaggtctagtgactaaattttaaagtccaatcgctatagatttttaattagaaaatgacTTGGcgacttaaattgtaattatccAAATGGCCAAAATGATTAATAAACCATTGGTAATCATGTGCTAGTGGATGGTAATGTTGATtgtggattaaattaaataaattaaagttaatagagattaaaacctaattaattaaactaattaaaactatatatatatgtgtgtgtgtgtgtgtgtgtgtgtaaacTAGTGGATGGAGAGAAGAAGAATCATCTTCTCCAACCGGCCTAACACTGAAACTAAAAGGGGGGGACGCCATTGTTGTTTCTTTAAGATTTTAaccttaatttcaagtaagtccctagccattttcctttgatttttatagattttttctTAGAAGCTTGATTAAGCTAGTCCaatgattaatttgattaattggtGAAGTTTTGATGAGATGTCATTGTTGAGAATTGAATGATTTAAgtgctaaattgatagaaattaagcttagtttaagaaaagaactaaattgtaaattttaattaatagttttGTACATTAGGGATCAaactgaataaaatataaaattaacaagAAATTTTAGTAGTAATACGAAATAGGGGGTCCCTAATGAgtaattgtgaaatcaaatttcaattcgAAGCTttagattgaaagttatgtttgtctcgggtttagggattaaattgaataaattgtaaaataaaatttgtaagacCCCTCACCCGACCCGGTCATTGGGTCCAAGCTTTGGGATGCCACATCTGTTGCCGAAGCAACTACTGATGAAAACactgaaataaataatttaaacatacaAATATTTCATAATTACAATCATTATATAATAAACATACTTTCTTGAGACTCAATCTAACGTAGGAAAACTTAATTGTTAAACTGAACATGAAATAGGGCCAAATtgcaaaattctaaaattcttgAATAGGTATCGATACCCTTGAAAAGTGCCGATACCAAATTTAACTTTGATGTTTGAAAAATTCATCGTTAAACAACATGTATAGATACTTGACTTATGGTACCAATACTCCCTTACAAGTATCGATACCATGTTCTAGTATCGATACCGTTCTacgattttgtttcttttgtaaaaACTAATCATAGTAAAAATGTATCAATACTCTTGTAAAGTATTGGTACCCTGATCTAGAGTATCAATACTTTAGTCCGGTATCAataccattttggcattttgtttgTTTGGAAAACTAAATGAAAAATGGTAAGTATCAATACTTTTACCATGGTATTGATACCTTAATGCCAAAATATCAAAAACTTCCATTTTGGTGCCCATTTCATGCTCAACTTAAAAAGTGTTCAAAAGGTGCCTTTTAGCATATATCAAAACCTACACAAACACTCCAAAACACATAcaattcatcatttaatcttTACTAAAATCAACCAAACCATCATACTTTATTTGACACCAAAACACATCAATTAAGTCACTAAAACACAAACTAATCGTCTATGCTTTCAAgccattaaaaaaaaacatataaatacaccattttcatattcaatttattccattaCACACTCAATTGAGTCATTTCATACCAACATTTTAGTCATGCCAAAATGACTATCAAATTTTCCATTCAAGTGATACATGTACCATTTAACAACTACCATCATATACACATTTTCATATAACCATTACCAAttcaaaataaacacatatatTAGCCCTATGTATATGCTACATAACCAAGATTAAATGAGCTAAAATATTACCGATTTAATAGTGGGATAGTGTGATCTTCGAGATGATCCGACGTTCCACAATTCGACAACTACAAGGAAAGAAAGAACATCGGTAAATATAATtgatacttagtaagttcataggtaattaaatgataaatttacctTGATTTACAATTTAACAATTCAAACTAAATAATTTGGTGAAGATTACCTAACATAACAAGTCACAACAATAAGGTgagcttcaataccaaatcaaTCATACAATGTACCGATTCACAATATATTGAAACATAACATTGAATAGGTATACATGAATATCAAAGCTTtatattcaacacatacattaatacCACATTTAATCCTCAAGTACATTTAATCATTTCTATCTCTCATTTCGTATTATTGGTATTACCCGATGAAACTCAATAAACAACTCAAATGCACAGATACAAATCTCATCAGAGGCTCATTCAAGCTAAACATAAAATCGTGTTAGGTTACTtgtccaggctaaacctttataTTGACACATTAGAAAGCATGGCCAGAGCTATACATATACATATCAGGTTACTcgtccaggctaaacctttaaaatgacgtcatattaccaatctaggctaaacctatgtcacatgtatcttcaagTCCATAACAAATGCTGGAGCTTGCAATTATCGGAAATCAACCTGCAACCATGTGTACGATACGTTTACAAAGTTCATCAAGGTAATTTCCATAATATAAGTGCATATTTATcccttttcaatttaatccaattcttACCTTTTATAAATAAATTGCAAATAATTCAAAGTTCAACAAATCATACATAGATTCATAATATATCATACATAAGGATCTAGTCATAATTACACCAAATGAACTTACTTGGCAAAACCGACAATCAAGTTGAACTGCAAGGattatttggtatttttttttcttttcatcggttaataattaatttcaaattatcaattcaaaatgtcttataacatctaattatatgcatatgaaaattaatttccattttacaaaaattccttaaagttttgcattttattcaatttatcctCTAAAATCGAAATTGTcataacttttcaaatttgagTTTCGATTTTGAAACCGTTCTCAAATTTATCCTTCTAAAATCCTCTAGAATCTAAATTTACAGAAATTTTATACCATTTTCgaaatatttacacattttataccaaaagcttcaagatTAAACAATAgcaacttttaaaaactttagcaagtttgaaaaataaaacaCGAATTAACTAAATCGAGGTACCATGATCTCAAGTATATAAAATTTACGGAAAACGAATTTCGAATAACTTGTCATGCAATGGCCAAATGTTTGAAATGTTTGAAGTTTTTCTTCCTTCAATGGTGAAAAATCGATGGAGAAGATGAAACtcaagcatttttttttctttctttccacttttattttatttttatttaaaactcttacattttattacttaaatttataaaaaaatatatacaattcatATTAATCTACACTCCAACCGTCCACTATTATTCTAAAGTGGTTAAATTGCCACTTTAAAACttgtttaattactaaataagccctttaaaaataaaaatctatagcaattaacttttaccacttttacgatttagtccttataccacAATTGACTATCCGTCCAATAAAATTACTAGATCGGaattcaatataatactataatagacttgtaaatattaaataacaatatttacagACTCGATCATCAGAAAATGGGGTTCCAAAATCACCGTTCTCAGTACCCTGAAAAACATGCTATTACATACTTGATATTGTGATTGATTCTGATTTGAATGGAATTTGATAATATTATATGTTCTATGATTCGAAAGTCGATAATGAATAGCTTGGAAATTTGATTTGTATTTCTACGATTTAGGACCGATTGAATTATTGCATATTCATGTTACTATGCATCATATAATATTGAGGCAAGTTGTTAGTGGACTTTTTAATTGAATTGTCTCGGTTGAGATTGATTATCGAGGCATGGACTAAATTGGATAGGAtagaaaattttatgatttgattGATATGTGATAATTGGTATGAAAATGTGTTGAAATATGTtgtattatatgatgatttgatgaaTTGGTGGTTAATTGGATATGATTAAATATGATCTAAACTATATATAATGAATCAAAAATTTGGTTACCCTATTAGTTGTTCGGACcaagtcgaatatagttggctTCCCAAAAGGTCAAATTACTAATTAAAACCATCGTTTTCAGGCAACTTGAGATGGTATATTATGTGCTTAGAGTCATTGTTCTCGGGCAACCCGGGATGACAGTTTGTTCAGATTGAAAAAACTATCGTTGCTGGGTAAAATTGGATGGTAGTATGCATTGTTATAGCGTTGTTGTGATTGGGCAACCCAAGGTGACGGATCCACATATCCATATCGATTTTGTTTCTGGTTAATAGGGTTATAAACattataaatgataaatgatatgtAAGTTGATAAATGACATTGAAATTACATTATGCAAAATGAACTAAAATGAGCTGATGCGTCATttagagcaccaaaaatatcccatccctataaaataatgaaaaaaatagtataagggaactagggtcaaatcctcaaggATTGGAAT from Gossypium hirsutum isolate 1008001.06 chromosome D12, Gossypium_hirsutum_v2.1, whole genome shotgun sequence includes these protein-coding regions:
- the LOC107945264 gene encoding putative protein NRT1/ PTR FAMILY 2.14 isoform X2, which produces MTSLIFLHKYVRDLQFFLSIRRRNRCCRFTRYKYKSKEACRMESNAFRLRVWLFLSAGNETFERLASFGLMANFMVYLQSEYHMNQVKAATLLNTWSAASNFAPVIGAYVSDAFIGKFWTIAFGSFSSLLLRPPPCTHEGQLHGQCVGHNKAQLGILIASLCWLSIGTGGIKPCSIPFSVDQFDLTTEEGRKGNNSFYNLYYTTQTIVLLITQTVVVYIQNDISWAIGFGIPALCMLFAIVLFFVGTKVYIYIKPEGSVFAAVAQVFVAAYKKRQLNLPSDDGQFYIPPFSRSLLPELHLTRQYSCLNKAALIVGDEVKQDGLCENPWRLCSVQQVEDVKCLINIIPIWLTSVLGFLAMNQQGTFTVAQALKMDLQFGPSIKIPAGSVGVITLIAIAIWLPFYDRVVVAALEKVTKQEGGITLLQRIGIGNLFSILTMLVSGFLETERRLSALSHGGTDGIAPMTVMWLTPQLILIGFSEIFSIVGLIEFYNKQFPEHMRSIGNSLIYLTFSFASYASSIVISVVHDVSARHGSNWLSDDINTSKLDYFYFLIAGISSLNFLFFLFCARRYHYRSSVKLM
- the LOC107945264 gene encoding putative protein NRT1/ PTR FAMILY 2.14 isoform X1 codes for the protein MTSLIFLHKYVRDLQFFLSIRRRNRCCRFTRYKYKSKEACRMESNAFRLRVWLFLSAGNETFERLASFGLMANFMVYLQSEYHMNQVKAATLLNTWSAASNFAPVIGAYVSDAFIGKFWTIAFGSFSSLLGMIIMTLTALLPQLRPPPCTHEGQLHGQCVGHNKAQLGILIASLCWLSIGTGGIKPCSIPFSVDQFDLTTEEGRKGNNSFYNLYYTTQTIVLLITQTVVVYIQNDISWAIGFGIPALCMLFAIVLFFVGTKVYIYIKPEGSVFAAVAQVFVAAYKKRQLNLPSDDGQFYIPPFSRSLLPELHLTRQYSCLNKAALIVGDEVKQDGLCENPWRLCSVQQVEDVKCLINIIPIWLTSVLGFLAMNQQGTFTVAQALKMDLQFGPSIKIPAGSVGVITLIAIAIWLPFYDRVVVAALEKVTKQEGGITLLQRIGIGNLFSILTMLVSGFLETERRLSALSHGGTDGIAPMTVMWLTPQLILIGFSEIFSIVGLIEFYNKQFPEHMRSIGNSLIYLTFSFASYASSIVISVVHDVSARHGSNWLSDDINTSKLDYFYFLIAGISSLNFLFFLFCARRYHYRSSVKLM
- the LOC107945264 gene encoding putative protein NRT1/ PTR FAMILY 2.14 isoform X4; the protein is MSGICSSFSPSEEEIGAADLQDTNTNQRKPAGWKAMPFVLGNETFERLASFGLMANFMVYLQSEYHMNQVKAATLLNTWSAASNFAPVIGAYVSDAFIGKFWTIAFGSFSSLLLRPPPCTHEGQLHGQCVGHNKAQLGILIASLCWLSIGTGGIKPCSIPFSVDQFDLTTEEGRKGNNSFYNLYYTTQTIVLLITQTVVVYIQNDISWAIGFGIPALCMLFAIVLFFVGTKVYIYIKPEGSVFAAVAQVFVAAYKKRQLNLPSDDGQFYIPPFSRSLLPELHLTRQYSCLNKAALIVGDEVKQDGLCENPWRLCSVQQVEDVKCLINIIPIWLTSVLGFLAMNQQGTFTVAQALKMDLQFGPSIKIPAGSVGVITLIAIAIWLPFYDRVVVAALEKVTKQEGGITLLQRIGIGNLFSILTMLVSGFLETERRLSALSHGGTDGIAPMTVMWLTPQLILIGFSEIFSIVGLIEFYNKQFPEHMRSIGNSLIYLTFSFASYASSIVISVVHDVSARHGSNWLSDDINTSKLDYFYFLIAGISSLNFLFFLFCARRYHYRSSVKLM